Proteins from one Oscillatoria nigro-viridis PCC 7112 genomic window:
- a CDS encoding DUF5357 family protein: MMKQFLDVTQQLTKLTNNLWETNKKIQKAMIPPKVVHWKTPLLLSIFLALLTVAAVTDWRTRTLLFDMSWLFFTLSMGLLTSQQPFVIKGVSLSPWVTSILIGLWLLVRLPSDRKEIAWISGPIIAVVVLAIIEIWNSESKREGIRSLVRPQFLMITLVHLLFSCWFAFHFLIQGWIQQYPSVLSQDLRQSDYVVTFQKPTINRSRGVVILNAMERYLRNEARTKPWAQVEQMLIDIDNERFFLRNQALNTTEIVPEDASWDVKTSIVQGESRYQLQMQATWLGLVFRPEIYSFTKSCEVFQVANRATVTCDAIKRSQPGQKKDGTAGDSQV; the protein is encoded by the coding sequence ATGATGAAGCAATTTTTAGATGTCACTCAGCAACTCACTAAGCTGACCAACAACCTTTGGGAAACCAATAAAAAAATCCAAAAGGCGATGATTCCGCCTAAAGTTGTTCACTGGAAGACTCCTTTACTACTCAGCATCTTTTTAGCTTTGCTGACAGTCGCGGCAGTCACTGACTGGCGGACGAGAACTCTGCTTTTTGATATGAGCTGGTTATTTTTTACACTTTCAATGGGTTTGCTGACCAGCCAGCAACCTTTTGTGATTAAAGGAGTAAGTCTGAGTCCGTGGGTGACAAGCATTTTAATTGGGTTGTGGTTGCTGGTAAGATTGCCGTCGGATAGGAAGGAAATAGCATGGATATCAGGCCCAATTATAGCAGTAGTCGTTCTTGCTATAATAGAGATTTGGAATAGCGAGTCCAAACGGGAAGGTATCAGGTCGTTGGTGCGCCCTCAGTTTTTGATGATTACTTTAGTTCACCTGCTGTTTTCCTGTTGGTTTGCTTTTCACTTTTTAATTCAAGGTTGGATACAACAGTATCCGAGCGTTTTATCTCAGGATTTGAGGCAAAGCGATTATGTGGTGACATTTCAAAAGCCAACTATTAATCGCTCCCGAGGAGTTGTCATCCTCAATGCAATGGAGCGATACCTGCGAAATGAAGCCCGCACAAAACCGTGGGCGCAGGTAGAGCAAATGTTAATAGATATTGACAACGAGAGATTTTTTCTGCGAAATCAAGCTTTAAACACAACTGAGATAGTCCCAGAAGATGCGAGCTGGGATGTCAAAACTTCGATCGTCCAAGGAGAGTCCCGCTATCAGTTACAGATGCAGGCAACTTGGCTGGGATTGGTTTTTAGACCGGAAATATATTCGTTTACCAAATCTTGCGAGGTGTTCCAGGTAGCCAATAGGGCAACTGTAACCTGCGATGCCATCAAACGCTCTCAACCCGGACAGAAAAAAGATGGAACGGCGGGGGACAGTCAAGTTTGA
- a CDS encoding cob(I)yrinic acid a,c-diamide adenosyltransferase codes for MVRNGIGIRTASSRSERAAGQIHVYDGAGKGKSQAALGVVLRSIGLGINSDSPTRVLLLRFLKGPGRSYDEDGAIEALQRAFPHLIDQVRTGRAEYFGAEAITRFDRAEAQRGWDIAKGAIASELYSVVVLDELNPLLDLGLLPVDEVVQTLKNKPEYLEVIATGRAAPEALLEIADLHSEMKPHYHPAAAEHHISGIEIYTGAGKGKSTSALGKALQAIGRGISQDQSHRVLIVQWLKGGTGYTEDAAIAALRQSYPQLVDHQRCGRDAIVWRGQQQELDCIEAERGWEIAKCAIASGWYKTIILDELNPTVDLELLPVEPIVEALLRKPRDTEIIITGRCHKPHAYFDLASVHSEVYCHKHYGDRGVELKRGVDF; via the coding sequence ATGGTAAGGAATGGCATTGGTATTCGGACAGCCTCATCCCGTTCGGAACGCGCCGCAGGTCAGATTCACGTCTACGACGGCGCTGGTAAAGGCAAGTCTCAGGCAGCTTTGGGAGTAGTGTTGCGATCGATCGGGCTGGGTATCAATTCTGACTCGCCCACGCGAGTCTTGTTGCTGCGCTTTCTTAAAGGCCCCGGCCGCTCCTACGACGAAGACGGGGCAATAGAAGCCTTGCAACGGGCATTTCCGCACTTGATCGACCAAGTGCGTACCGGCAGAGCCGAATATTTTGGGGCCGAAGCAATCACCCGCTTCGATCGCGCAGAAGCTCAGCGAGGCTGGGATATCGCCAAAGGAGCGATCGCCAGCGAGCTCTATTCCGTCGTGGTACTAGACGAACTAAACCCCTTATTGGACTTGGGTTTGCTGCCAGTTGACGAAGTAGTCCAAACCCTCAAAAACAAACCAGAATATTTAGAAGTCATCGCCACAGGCCGAGCGGCCCCCGAAGCTTTGCTGGAGATTGCCGACTTACACTCAGAAATGAAGCCCCACTATCACCCCGCAGCGGCAGAGCATCATATTTCCGGTATCGAAATATACACGGGAGCGGGGAAAGGCAAGTCTACGAGCGCTTTGGGCAAAGCTTTGCAGGCAATAGGTAGGGGTATCAGTCAAGACCAATCTCACCGGGTGTTAATCGTGCAATGGCTCAAAGGCGGCACCGGTTATACAGAAGATGCGGCGATCGCAGCTTTGCGGCAAAGCTACCCGCAGCTAGTAGACCACCAGCGGTGCGGCCGAGATGCTATAGTTTGGCGGGGACAACAGCAAGAGCTAGACTGCATAGAAGCAGAACGGGGCTGGGAAATCGCCAAATGTGCGATCGCCAGCGGCTGGTACAAAACGATTATTCTCGACGAGCTCAATCCCACAGTAGACTTAGAACTGCTGCCGGTAGAGCCGATCGTAGAAGCCCTGCTACGCAAGCCGCGGGATACAGAAATTATTATCACCGGGCGCTGCCACAAACCCCACGCTTACTTTGACTTGGCAAGCGTACACTCCGAGGTATACTGTCACAAACACTACGGCGATCGAGGCGTAGAACTAAAGCGGGGCGTAGACTTTTAA
- a CDS encoding CsbD family protein, with the protein MSIENRVEATAKNIEGKIQEAVSEVTGNQKDKLEGQAKQDEASAIHLKEDLKDKAKEIVDRA; encoded by the coding sequence ATGAGCATTGAAAATAGAGTCGAAGCAACAGCGAAGAATATTGAAGGCAAAATCCAAGAAGCTGTTAGCGAAGTTACAGGCAATCAGAAAGATAAATTAGAAGGTCAAGCCAAGCAGGATGAAGCATCAGCAATTCACCTGAAAGAAGACCTCAAAGATAAAGCCAAAGAGATTGTAGACCGAGCTTAG
- a CDS encoding SDR family oxidoreductase, with product MTEKSHIFLAGASRGVGLEIAKCLAAQKMQVTALLRSPATSTELEAMGIKVVTGDALDAAAMEAAMAGGEPIHAAISTIGGLPKDGERADYLGNKNLIDAALKAGVQKFILVSSIGSGNSVGALPPQALETLRPVLIEKEKAENHLIASGMIYTVIRPGGLKSEPATGNGILTEDCRVSGTIHRADVAQLVCQCLVSDAANNKVVSAVDKQMVYGHSEFEVLNL from the coding sequence ATGACAGAGAAATCCCACATTTTTTTAGCGGGTGCTAGCCGAGGAGTCGGCTTAGAAATCGCGAAATGCCTGGCAGCACAAAAAATGCAAGTAACAGCACTTTTGCGATCGCCCGCCACCAGCACCGAATTAGAAGCAATGGGCATCAAAGTCGTGACCGGCGATGCTTTGGATGCAGCAGCTATGGAAGCTGCGATGGCTGGCGGTGAGCCAATTCATGCCGCAATCAGCACAATTGGCGGCTTGCCCAAAGATGGGGAAAGAGCCGATTATTTGGGCAACAAAAACTTGATTGATGCGGCCCTCAAAGCAGGCGTGCAAAAATTTATTTTAGTTTCATCAATCGGCAGCGGTAACAGTGTCGGCGCTTTGCCGCCCCAAGCTTTAGAAACTTTGCGCCCGGTTTTAATTGAAAAGGAAAAAGCCGAAAATCATTTGATAGCAAGCGGGATGATTTATACAGTGATTCGTCCCGGCGGGCTTAAATCGGAACCTGCAACAGGCAACGGTATTTTAACAGAAGATTGTCGAGTTTCTGGAACGATTCACCGGGCAGATGTAGCGCAGCTAGTTTGTCAGTGTTTAGTTTCTGATGCTGCTAACAATAAAGTTGTGTCGGCGGTAGATAAACAGATGGTTTACGGCCATTCAGAATTTGAGGTATTAAATCTTTAG
- a CDS encoding calcium-binding protein — translation MTTLDDNPNQLDLNLPGLGPDTVFAGAGADFIKTSTLGGSLIFGQGDNDTLISVGPNDTIYGGDDEDSIRSQRTPALLFGDGGNDTIVAEARATVAGGEGDDILQGTVEANLMFGNQGADTILGGAQRGDSLYGGKDNDAIGFFIAGGGNNLSLQGGLGIGFAGNEGSNYLRGDNGDDLVVGINVRDTLFGGKGNDTLRGVASNSYLSGDNDDDILVITNSTQSSPFTSSVITIGIERTTLIGGGGNDSLYGALGEFGGGRNFFDGGDGNDTIRVFATSDTALGGAGDDFIVSASVPNVISSVGASSSFPGFAGRNLLDGGVGNDTIVAAFSSDTMIGGEGNDSLSGTFTNAAGGDGNDTIDATKAFFTGTGTAFVTLDGGLGNDLLIGYTNPTTGSSFTVTNLMNGSEGSDTIIFGSARDRVIGNVAGNDFISYASGVSFTGITAPTLITDTLGSNFIIGGNGTDVITTGSGDDILFGDTSNSTLGGFGDDTLDAGGGNDTMLGGFGNDYLIGGDGNDSLGGGPGADTLIGGAGNDSFYYNNFGEGGSGSGPDQIGDFVVGQDKFILQFNSFPGLSAVQGTNRLSSRSFLVLESGAYTSQFGPAGAAASDAFLFYENGTGRLGFDPDGTAGSNPGVTLANLNGRPGITAADITLI, via the coding sequence ATGACAACGTTAGATGACAATCCTAATCAACTAGATTTAAACCTTCCGGGACTAGGCCCGGATACAGTATTCGCCGGAGCAGGGGCGGATTTCATTAAAACTTCCACCCTGGGCGGCAGCTTAATATTTGGCCAAGGCGATAACGATACTCTGATTTCAGTTGGCCCGAACGATACCATATACGGTGGCGACGACGAAGATTCAATCAGATCTCAGCGCACTCCGGCTTTGCTGTTTGGCGACGGAGGCAATGACACCATAGTCGCTGAAGCCCGCGCTACCGTGGCCGGCGGCGAGGGAGACGACATCCTCCAAGGTACTGTCGAAGCTAACCTGATGTTTGGTAATCAGGGCGCAGATACGATTCTGGGAGGGGCGCAGAGAGGAGATTCCCTCTACGGCGGTAAGGACAATGACGCGATCGGCTTCTTCATCGCAGGCGGTGGCAACAACCTTTCTTTACAGGGTGGCTTGGGTATTGGCTTCGCTGGCAATGAAGGCAGCAACTACTTGCGGGGTGATAATGGCGACGACTTGGTTGTAGGTATCAATGTAAGAGACACTCTCTTTGGCGGTAAAGGCAACGACACCCTAAGAGGTGTGGCCAGCAACAGCTACCTGTCCGGCGATAATGACGACGACATCTTAGTCATTACCAACAGTACGCAAAGCAGCCCATTTACTTCCTCCGTCATCACGATCGGCATTGAGAGAACCACCTTGATTGGCGGTGGCGGCAACGATTCTCTCTACGGCGCGCTCGGCGAGTTTGGCGGCGGCAGAAACTTCTTTGACGGCGGCGACGGTAACGACACGATCAGGGTTTTTGCCACTTCTGATACCGCGTTGGGAGGTGCAGGCGACGACTTCATCGTGTCGGCGTCGGTGCCGAATGTAATTTCGAGCGTAGGCGCCTCCAGTTCATTTCCAGGCTTCGCGGGTCGCAACTTGCTCGACGGCGGAGTAGGCAATGACACGATCGTCGCTGCCTTCTCTAGCGATACGATGATCGGCGGCGAAGGCAACGACAGCCTGAGCGGTACCTTTACTAATGCAGCCGGTGGAGATGGCAACGATACTATCGATGCTACCAAGGCCTTTTTTACTGGTACTGGTACTGCTTTTGTTACTCTAGACGGCGGGCTGGGCAACGATCTGTTAATTGGCTACACCAATCCTACTACTGGCAGCAGCTTCACCGTCACCAACCTCATGAACGGTAGCGAGGGAAGTGACACCATCATCTTTGGCAGCGCGCGCGATCGCGTGATTGGCAACGTTGCGGGTAACGACTTCATCTCCTACGCTAGCGGCGTCAGCTTTACCGGTATTACAGCGCCAACCTTGATTACCGATACCTTAGGCAGCAACTTCATTATTGGTGGCAACGGCACTGATGTCATCACTACTGGTAGCGGAGATGACATCCTGTTCGGCGACACATCCAATAGTACCCTCGGAGGATTCGGGGACGATACCTTAGATGCTGGCGGCGGGAACGACACCATGCTGGGCGGCTTTGGGAACGACTATTTGATCGGCGGCGACGGTAACGACTCTCTCGGTGGCGGGCCTGGTGCTGACACGCTGATTGGCGGAGCGGGTAATGACAGCTTCTACTACAACAACTTCGGCGAGGGCGGCTCGGGTAGTGGGCCAGACCAAATCGGGGATTTTGTGGTCGGTCAAGATAAGTTTATCTTGCAATTCAACAGCTTCCCCGGATTGAGTGCAGTCCAAGGTACGAATCGGCTTTCTTCGAGGTCGTTCTTGGTGCTTGAGAGCGGGGCTTACACTAGCCAGTTTGGTCCAGCCGGGGCTGCCGCGTCAGATGCGTTCCTCTTTTATGAAAATGGAACCGGACGACTAGGATTTGACCCTGACGGTACTGCTGGTTCTAACCCAGGCGTGACGCTGGCAAATCTGAATGGCAGACCGGGCATTACGGCTGCTGACATTACCCTGATTTAA
- a CDS encoding DJ-1/PfpI family protein, whose protein sequence is MTAKKILMLVGDFVEDYEVMVPFQALQMVGHTVHAVCPDKAAGQKIRTAIHDFEGDQTYTEKPGHNFTLNATFDEINPADYDALVIPGGRAPEYIRLNEQVLQITRYFANSKKPIASICHGLQVLTAAGVLEGKRCTAYPACSPDVLRAGGKYTEVPVTEAVVDGNLVTAPAWPAHSNWLAEFLKVLGTKIEHSEKVEV, encoded by the coding sequence ATGACAGCCAAAAAAATCTTAATGTTAGTCGGCGACTTTGTAGAAGACTACGAAGTAATGGTTCCCTTCCAAGCACTGCAAATGGTAGGTCACACCGTCCACGCAGTCTGCCCGGACAAAGCCGCAGGCCAAAAAATTCGCACCGCAATTCACGACTTTGAAGGCGATCAAACCTACACCGAAAAACCAGGTCACAACTTCACTTTAAACGCGACTTTTGACGAAATCAACCCCGCCGACTACGACGCTTTGGTTATCCCCGGAGGACGCGCCCCAGAATACATCCGCCTCAACGAACAAGTGCTGCAAATTACCCGCTACTTTGCCAACAGCAAAAAGCCGATCGCATCTATTTGTCACGGCTTGCAAGTCCTAACTGCCGCCGGCGTACTCGAAGGCAAACGCTGCACCGCATACCCGGCTTGCAGCCCCGACGTACTCCGGGCGGGCGGCAAATATACAGAAGTTCCAGTTACCGAAGCCGTAGTCGATGGCAATTTAGTCACCGCCCCCGCGTGGCCAGCACATTCTAACTGGCTGGCTGAATTTCTGAAAGTTTTAGGGACAAAAATCGAACATTCAGAAAAAGTCGAAGTATGA
- a CDS encoding DUF167 domain-containing protein, translating to MTIFTVKVKPNSKQQSIAEQPDGSLTVHLKSPPVEGKANQELIVLLAKKFKVPKSAIGIKSGFSSRNKLVEIPMEPFT from the coding sequence ATGACTATTTTCACAGTCAAAGTTAAACCGAATTCCAAACAGCAAAGCATCGCAGAACAACCCGACGGCAGCCTCACAGTACATCTCAAATCTCCGCCAGTCGAGGGTAAAGCCAATCAAGAATTAATCGTGCTGTTGGCGAAAAAGTTTAAAGTGCCGAAATCGGCGATCGGCATTAAATCCGGTTTTTCCTCCCGAAATAAACTTGTGGAAATTCCGATGGAACCTTTCACTTAG
- the petN gene encoding cytochrome b6-f complex subunit PetN has product MDILSLGWVSVLVLFSFSISMVIWGRNGF; this is encoded by the coding sequence ATGGATATTTTGTCACTCGGTTGGGTTTCGGTGCTAGTTCTGTTCTCCTTCTCAATTTCAATGGTCATTTGGGGACGCAACGGTTTCTAG
- the fraC gene encoding filament integrity protein FraC produces the protein MIASVFPFRTVLVQILIMFLAIAIESWFLQKLLKLGPKTSIEYTAILNLSCTCVGWLVFFGIESVLSKELREQLIGYILLGRGDNVYAPITMIALSVLAVTFLAKWQGLEFIDNMVSGNKKASQPQFLGPPTLTRRPPKRTFQVTTQFGGILIAHTVSNVVILTVLFLQSVY, from the coding sequence ATGATTGCGAGTGTTTTCCCATTTCGGACTGTTTTGGTGCAAATTTTAATTATGTTTTTGGCGATCGCGATCGAATCGTGGTTTTTGCAAAAACTACTTAAACTCGGCCCCAAAACCAGCATTGAATATACAGCCATACTCAATCTATCTTGCACTTGCGTAGGCTGGTTAGTTTTCTTCGGCATTGAAAGCGTTCTTAGCAAAGAATTGCGGGAACAGCTTATCGGTTATATTTTATTAGGACGCGGGGATAATGTTTACGCTCCAATAACTATGATAGCACTCTCAGTATTAGCAGTAACCTTTCTAGCTAAATGGCAGGGATTAGAATTCATAGACAACATGGTTTCCGGCAATAAAAAAGCTTCCCAACCTCAGTTTTTAGGACCGCCGACCCTCACCCGCCGTCCTCCCAAAAGAACTTTTCAAGTAACTACCCAGTTTGGGGGAATTTTAATCGCCCACACTGTTAGCAATGTCGTTATTTTAACCGTGTTGTTTTTGCAAAGCGTCTATTGA